Proteins co-encoded in one Setaria viridis chromosome 9, Setaria_viridis_v4.0, whole genome shotgun sequence genomic window:
- the LOC140221397 gene encoding UDP-glycosyltransferase 83A1-like has protein sequence MAKAHILVLSFPAQGHVTPLMELSHRLVDQGFEVTFVNTEMQHARVLSALPAGGAAVLGGIHLASIPDGLANDEDRKDLSKLVDSCYQHMPGHLERLVAEMEAAGRPKFKWLVGDMTLGACSEAAKKLGVRLASFWTASAACLAIMLNIPKLVEEGLINEQGWPERDETFQVAPEMPPLHTTRMPWMVEMGAPVGNPALFQALTRFYKLENLGEVVICNSFHEAEIGAFKLFSNLMPIGPLFADQELQKPVGHFLPEDESCIKWLDAQPDRSVVYVAFGSLAIFDTRQFEEVAEGLELTGRPFLWVVRPDFTVGLSKAWLAEFQQRVAGMGIIVSWCSQQQVLAHRAVACFVSHCGWNSTMEGVRNGVPFLCWPYFCDQYLDRTYITDVWKTGVAVSPGADGIVTKEELRSKVEQVLGDDDIKERAQLFMDASRRCIGGSGSSSENFNKFVNLLSE, from the exons ATGGCCAAGGCTCACATCCTCGTTCTGTCGTTCCCGGCTCAGGGCCACGTCACCCCACTCATGGAGCTCTCCCACCGGTTGGTCGACCAAGGCTTCGAGGTTACCTTCGTGAACACCGAGATGCAACATGCGAGGGTGCTCTCGGCGCtgccggcgggtggcgcggcggtGCTTGGCGGCATCCACCTGGCATCCATCCCCGACGGGCTGGCCAATGACGAGGACCGCAAGGACCTCAGCAAGCTCGTCGACTCCTGCTACCAGCACATGCCGGGGCACCTGGAGCGGCTCGTCGCCGAGATGGAGGCGGCCGGGAGGCCCAAGTTCAAGTGGCTCGTCGGCGACATGACCCTGGGTGCGTGCTCTgaggccgccaagaagctcggcGTCAGGCTCGCCTCGTTctggacggcgtcggcggcgtgcTTAGCAATCATGCTCAACATCCCCAAGTTGGTAGAGGAAGGACTCATCAACGAGCAGG GCTGGCCAGAGCGAGATGAGACGTTCCAGGTCGCTCCCGAGATGCCGCCGCTCCATACGACGAGGATGCCGTGGATGGTCGAGATGGGCGCGCCAGTAGGGAACCCGGCGTTGTTCCAGGCGTTGACAAGGTTCTACAAGTTGGAGAACCTCGGCGAGGTGGTCATCTGCAACTCGTTCCATGAGGCCgagattggggcgttcaagctCTTCTCCAACCTCATGCCCATTGGCCCGCTGTTCGCCGACCAGGAGTTGCAGAAGCCCGTGGGACACTTCCTGCCGGAAGACGAGAGCTGCATCAAGTGGCTCGACGCGCAGCCGGACCGGTCCGTCGTGTACGTAGCCTTCGGCAGCCTTGCCATCTTCGACACGCGCCAGTTCGAGGAGGTTGCCGAGGGGCTGGAGCTCACCGGGCGCCCGTTCCTGTGGGTGGTAAGGCCGGACTTCACCGTCGGCCTGAGCAAGGCGTGGCTCGCCGAGTTCCAGCAACGCGTCGCCGGCATGGGCATCATCGTCAGCTGGTGTTCCCAGCAACAG GTCCTGGCGCACCGTGCGGTGGCGTGCTTCGTATcccactgcgggtggaactcgacgaTGGAGGGTGTCAGGAACGGCGTGCCGTTCCTGTGCTGGCCCTACTTCTGTGATCAGTACCTGGACCGGACCTACATCACCGATGTTTGGAAGACCGGCGTCGCGGTGTCGCCTGGCGCGGATGGCATCGTGACGAAGGAGGAGTTGAGGAGCAAGGTGGAGcaggtcctcggcgacgacgaCATCAAGGAGAGGGCACAACTCTTCATGGATGCTTCTCGCCGGTGCATCGGTGGAAGTGGATCGTCGTCCGAGAACTTCAACAAGTTTGTGAACTTGCTAAGTGAATGA